In Dysgonomonadaceae bacterium zrk40, one genomic interval encodes:
- a CDS encoding YggS family pyridoxal phosphate-dependent enzyme, which translates to MNIAAHIQNLRGSVPPQVKVVAVSKFHPAEQIREAYDAGQRVFGESRVQELVSKQQELPEDIEWHFIGSLQRNKVKLIAPFISLIHSLDSERLMREIEKQGAACGRVIACLLQVHIAEEETKSGFSPDECRRFLEEGSWRECSHLQIAGMMGMATYTEESEQVRREFRQLRNLFEECKAKHFANDPAFRELSMGMSGDYPIALEEGSTLIRVGTLIFGER; encoded by the coding sequence ATGAACATTGCAGCACACATACAAAATCTGAGAGGATCTGTGCCGCCACAAGTGAAAGTGGTAGCAGTATCAAAGTTCCACCCCGCGGAGCAGATTCGCGAGGCGTACGATGCCGGCCAGAGGGTTTTCGGCGAAAGCCGCGTGCAGGAGCTGGTGAGCAAGCAGCAGGAGCTGCCGGAAGACATCGAGTGGCACTTCATCGGTTCTCTGCAGCGCAACAAGGTGAAGCTGATCGCCCCCTTTATATCGCTCATCCACAGCCTCGACAGCGAACGACTGATGCGTGAGATCGAGAAGCAGGGAGCGGCCTGCGGAAGGGTGATTGCCTGTCTCCTGCAGGTCCACATTGCCGAAGAGGAGACCAAGTCCGGTTTCTCCCCCGACGAGTGTCGTCGCTTCCTGGAGGAGGGCAGCTGGAGGGAGTGCTCCCACCTGCAGATCGCAGGGATGATGGGTATGGCCACCTACACCGAAGAAAGTGAGCAGGTGAGACGAGAGTTTCGGCAGCTGAGAAACCTTTTTGAAGAGTGCAAGGCGAAGCACTTCGCCAACGATCCTGCTTTCAGGGAACTCTCAATGGGGATGTCGGGCGACTATCCCATCGCCCTGGAGGAGGGGAGTACGCTGATCCGTGTGGGGACGCTGATCTTCGGTGAACGTTAA
- a CDS encoding DUF4494 domain-containing protein: MYNWFECKIKYDKMLETGMQKTVTEPYLVDALSFTEAEARIIEEIKPFISGEFSVSDIKRVKYSDSFFNETGDRYYKARLHFITLDEKSGAEKKTAVNMLVQASELKEAVEIVETEMKKTMIDYAFASVTETAIMDVFPYTGEKASKEEE; the protein is encoded by the coding sequence ATGTACAACTGGTTTGAGTGTAAAATTAAATATGACAAGATGCTGGAGACCGGCATGCAAAAAACAGTGACCGAACCCTACCTGGTAGATGCCCTCTCTTTTACAGAGGCGGAGGCACGCATCATCGAAGAGATCAAACCCTTCATTTCGGGTGAGTTCTCCGTCTCCGACATCAAACGGGTGAAGTATAGCGACTCCTTCTTCAACGAGACCGGAGATCGGTACTACAAGGCACGGCTCCACTTCATCACCCTCGACGAAAAGAGCGGTGCCGAGAAGAAGACCGCGGTTAACATGCTGGTGCAGGCCTCCGAGCTGAAAGAGGCGGTGGAAATAGTGGAAACGGAGATGAAGAAGACCATGATCGACTACGCGTTCGCCTCGGTGACGGAGACGGCAATCATGGATGTTTTCCCTTACACGGGAGAAAAGGCATCGAAGGAAGAAGAATGA
- a CDS encoding DUF554 domain-containing protein, whose product MIGTLVNTAAVIGGGVIGLLLKKRMPERITTIYFQAIGLFTLAIGASMAVEMEHILIVVSSLAIGSLLGEWIDIEQAAERLSNRIKHRFRIGSEKFSEGLVTAFLLFCVGSLTILGTIQEGTGGSPDLLYTKSLMDFFSAILLASAFGVGVALSAVPLFLFQASLTLLAGYAGSFFTGEIILGLTSVGGIMLIGLGINILGIQKIRVMNMLPSLVVVALLLWLFG is encoded by the coding sequence ATGATAGGAACCCTGGTAAATACAGCAGCCGTGATTGGCGGCGGCGTGATCGGGCTGCTGCTCAAGAAGCGGATGCCGGAACGGATCACCACCATCTACTTTCAGGCCATAGGGCTCTTCACGCTCGCCATCGGCGCTTCCATGGCTGTGGAGATGGAGCACATCCTGATTGTGGTGAGCAGTCTTGCCATCGGTTCGTTACTGGGCGAATGGATTGACATCGAGCAGGCGGCTGAGCGGTTGAGCAACCGCATCAAACATCGCTTCCGTATTGGCAGCGAAAAGTTTTCCGAGGGACTGGTCACCGCGTTTCTGCTCTTCTGTGTGGGGTCACTCACCATCCTGGGTACCATCCAGGAGGGAACCGGCGGCTCCCCCGACCTGCTTTACACCAAGTCGCTGATGGACTTCTTCTCGGCCATCCTGCTGGCCTCTGCCTTTGGCGTGGGTGTCGCCCTCTCGGCAGTGCCTCTGTTCCTCTTCCAGGCGTCACTCACCCTGCTGGCCGGTTATGCGGGCAGTTTCTTCACGGGGGAGATCATCCTGGGGTTGACCAGCGTGGGGGGCATCATGCTGATCGGGTTGGGGATCAACATCCTGGGCATTCAGAAGATACGCGTCATGAACATGCTACCCTCCCTCGTGGTGGTGGCACTGCTGCTATGGTTGTTCGGATGA
- a CDS encoding amino acid permease: MKAKDDKLGLWLLIFVALGSMIGSGIFNSPRDLISVANPQGTLITWVIGGFGALMLALVFVYLAGRKPELKSGVYAYARDGFGDYMGFNSAWGYWSVGWLGNVSYLALFFKTLNDLLGERALSPLTAFLIGSALLWSFHAILMAGIREGAILNFIVTAAKLIPILLIILLGFALVRSDLFMVENWQRQLASTGGDTTPLMQVKEAMAVVLWCFVGIEAASVLSGRAKSQRTVRLSIIISLLVVLSIYMMLTFIAMSSVPARELAASETPLALVLERTAVGAAGGLVIRLGIMISVLGASISWILLSVETLYTAARDGVLPRVFQKTNRKGTPVNALLMTQCFTQLFLLSILSPRLNETYLAAITIATTLVLIPYLLSSLYAVKTAFSLRKQESSRHLVIALLGTLYSLYVIYAVGIRYLILSVLFYGIGSLLFLRAKREQKKQPKPWEWAVIILLLGTSALIAGLLLTGRITL, from the coding sequence ATGAAAGCAAAGGATGACAAGCTGGGATTGTGGCTGCTGATCTTCGTTGCCCTGGGGTCGATGATCGGATCGGGCATCTTCAACTCGCCCAGGGATCTGATCAGTGTGGCCAATCCACAAGGCACCCTGATCACCTGGGTGATTGGTGGGTTTGGTGCACTGATGCTCGCCCTGGTCTTTGTCTATCTCGCCGGAAGGAAGCCGGAGCTGAAAAGTGGAGTCTATGCCTATGCGCGCGACGGCTTCGGCGATTATATGGGCTTCAATTCCGCCTGGGGCTATTGGTCGGTAGGGTGGCTCGGCAACGTCAGTTACCTGGCGCTCTTCTTCAAGACGCTGAACGATCTGCTGGGTGAGCGTGCACTCTCACCGCTCACCGCTTTCCTGATTGGGTCGGCCCTGCTCTGGTCCTTCCATGCCATCCTGATGGCTGGTATCCGTGAAGGTGCCATCCTCAATTTCATTGTCACGGCCGCCAAGCTGATCCCCATCCTGCTGATCATCCTGCTGGGATTCGCACTGGTGCGGAGTGACCTTTTTATGGTGGAGAACTGGCAGCGACAGCTGGCCTCCACCGGCGGTGACACCACACCACTCATGCAGGTGAAGGAGGCGATGGCGGTGGTGCTCTGGTGCTTCGTCGGCATCGAGGCAGCGTCGGTCCTCTCCGGCAGGGCCAAGAGCCAGCGCACGGTGCGCCTATCCATCATCATCTCGCTGTTGGTGGTGCTCTCCATCTACATGATGCTCACCTTCATCGCCATGTCGTCGGTGCCTGCCCGTGAGCTGGCCGCTTCCGAGACACCACTGGCGCTGGTGCTGGAACGTACAGCAGTAGGTGCCGCGGGTGGTCTTGTAATCCGGCTGGGGATCATGATCTCGGTACTGGGAGCGAGCATCTCATGGATCCTGCTCTCTGTGGAGACGCTCTATACTGCTGCGCGCGATGGCGTGCTGCCCCGTGTTTTTCAGAAGACCAACCGAAAGGGGACACCGGTGAACGCGCTGCTGATGACGCAGTGCTTCACGCAGCTCTTTTTGCTCTCCATCCTCTCGCCACGACTCAATGAGACCTACCTGGCAGCCATCACCATCGCCACTACGCTGGTGCTGATTCCCTACCTGCTCTCGTCGCTTTACGCGGTGAAAACCGCCTTCTCCCTCCGCAAACAGGAATCGTCCCGGCACCTTGTCATCGCACTTCTGGGCACGCTCTACTCCCTCTACGTGATCTATGCAGTGGGAATCCGCTACCTGATCCTCTCGGTGCTCTTCTACGGCATCGGCTCGCTCCTCTTCCTACGGGCTAAGCGGGAACAAAAAAAACAGCCCAAACCGTGGGAGTGGGCTGTTATCATCCTTTTGCTGGGCACTTCTGCCCTGATTGCCGGATTGTTGCTTACCGGCAGGATCACACTATAA
- a CDS encoding TonB-dependent receptor, producing MKYLFLTLSLLCNILFLYPVEPETVKETNPQDTVKVYYLDEVVVTSSVKETNDLRNMPTAVSVVSPKQLKDSQIESLPEMSSYVPNFFIPSYGSKVSTPIYIRGIGARLGSQTVSLYVDNMPSFNPSAFDFEFQDIQRIEVLRGAQGTLYGRNAIGGIVNLYTLSPLTFQGSTVMLGGGNHGQFSVKGSNYSRLSDKFGVSVAAYYKKDDGFFRNNYTGENADATENAGGRLKMEWEVTPSFKALLFGNYDYVSGGAFPYMHRDSSEVNYNEPSSYDRHLFNNGLSLDFRGDGYSVHSTTGYQFLKDDMKMDQDYTPRSVFSINQKQKQHSLSQEITVKSDNSRPYRWVVGAFGFYDHRVIDTPVAIKEDGMVSMQGHLDAAMERMGAPLRIVYANDRIDLPGVYTKPSRGAALFHQSTLQNLFSVQGLSATAGIRFDYEHTGIDYTTESEGGDVNLVFNIPGRPMPPMFVEGDTLMEGSYSKDFWEILPKFALQYQFTPTAHIYLSASKGYKTGGYNEQAFSKLLQNALAASIMRNAMAGMPGGGGAPGGSSAEEPTLEEQLSYDPERSWTYELGGRYQMLDNRLSLNYAIFYTRVNNIQIIKLVDQGTAGRVVTNAGESDSKGFELSLKYMPVSGLSLFADYGFADARFRNYDISEEQDYSGNHIPFAPQNTLSLGAGYVHRLPYGSFVERLSGNLQYAGAGRIYWTESNTDYEGNELYQPFYGVVNASVTAEKGAFSLELWAKNLFNRKYHAFYFEASDMNGNVNPFVQRGNPTLAGATLRYTISR from the coding sequence ATGAAATATTTGTTTTTGACGTTATCACTTTTATGCAATATCCTCTTTCTCTATCCCGTAGAGCCGGAAACGGTGAAAGAAACGAACCCGCAAGACACCGTGAAGGTCTACTACCTCGATGAGGTGGTGGTTACCTCTTCTGTAAAGGAAACCAACGACTTGCGCAACATGCCCACCGCTGTCTCGGTGGTGTCGCCCAAGCAGCTGAAGGATAGCCAGATTGAGTCACTCCCGGAGATGAGCTCCTACGTGCCAAACTTCTTCATCCCCTCCTACGGCTCAAAGGTATCCACACCCATCTACATCCGCGGCATCGGTGCCCGCCTGGGATCACAGACGGTGAGCCTCTATGTGGATAATATGCCCAGCTTTAACCCCTCGGCATTCGATTTCGAGTTCCAGGATATCCAGCGTATTGAGGTGCTGCGTGGCGCACAGGGGACACTCTACGGCAGGAACGCCATCGGGGGAATCGTCAACCTATACACCCTCTCGCCGCTCACCTTCCAGGGCAGCACGGTGATGCTGGGCGGTGGCAACCATGGGCAGTTCTCGGTGAAAGGATCTAACTACAGCCGGCTGAGCGACAAGTTTGGTGTCTCGGTGGCAGCCTATTACAAGAAAGACGACGGTTTTTTCAGAAACAACTATACCGGCGAGAATGCAGATGCCACTGAGAATGCCGGGGGACGGCTCAAGATGGAGTGGGAGGTGACCCCCTCCTTCAAGGCTCTGCTCTTTGGCAACTACGATTATGTGTCTGGCGGGGCTTTCCCTTACATGCACCGTGACTCTTCGGAGGTCAACTACAATGAACCCTCCTCCTACGACCGGCACCTCTTCAACAACGGGCTGTCGCTCGACTTCCGCGGTGATGGCTACAGCGTGCATTCCACCACCGGGTACCAATTCCTGAAAGATGATATGAAGATGGACCAGGATTACACGCCTCGTTCTGTTTTCTCGATCAACCAGAAACAAAAACAGCACTCCCTGAGCCAGGAGATCACCGTGAAGTCGGACAACAGCCGCCCCTACAGATGGGTGGTGGGAGCCTTCGGCTTTTACGACCACCGGGTGATCGACACACCCGTAGCAATCAAGGAGGATGGGATGGTGAGCATGCAGGGACACCTTGATGCCGCCATGGAACGTATGGGAGCACCCCTCCGCATCGTCTATGCCAACGACCGGATCGACCTGCCGGGTGTATACACCAAACCATCACGCGGCGCGGCACTTTTTCACCAGTCCACCCTGCAAAATCTTTTCAGTGTGCAGGGGCTCTCAGCCACCGCCGGCATTCGCTTCGACTATGAACATACCGGCATCGACTACACCACCGAGAGTGAAGGAGGCGATGTGAACCTTGTGTTCAACATCCCCGGTAGGCCCATGCCGCCCATGTTCGTGGAGGGTGATACCCTTATGGAGGGGAGCTACAGCAAGGATTTCTGGGAGATACTGCCCAAGTTCGCCCTGCAATACCAGTTCACTCCCACTGCCCATATCTACCTTTCGGCCTCCAAGGGATACAAGACAGGGGGTTACAACGAACAGGCCTTCTCCAAACTATTGCAAAATGCACTGGCAGCATCCATTATGCGCAATGCAATGGCAGGAATGCCGGGTGGTGGCGGTGCTCCCGGCGGTTCATCTGCTGAGGAGCCCACCCTCGAGGAGCAGCTCTCATACGACCCCGAAAGGAGCTGGACCTATGAGCTGGGCGGACGGTACCAGATGTTGGACAACCGGCTCTCTCTGAACTACGCAATCTTCTACACCCGTGTGAACAACATACAAATTATCAAGCTGGTGGACCAGGGTACGGCAGGCCGCGTGGTGACCAATGCGGGTGAGTCTGACAGCAAGGGCTTTGAGCTGAGTCTGAAGTATATGCCTGTGAGCGGTCTCTCCCTCTTTGCCGACTATGGCTTCGCCGACGCCCGCTTCCGCAACTACGACATCTCGGAAGAGCAGGATTATTCCGGGAACCATATTCCCTTCGCACCACAAAACACGCTGAGCCTGGGTGCCGGTTATGTGCACCGCCTCCCTTACGGATCATTTGTTGAGAGGCTCTCGGGGAACTTACAATATGCCGGTGCGGGCAGGATCTACTGGACGGAATCGAACACCGATTATGAAGGCAATGAGCTCTATCAACCATTCTACGGAGTGGTGAATGCAAGTGTGACTGCTGAGAAGGGTGCCTTCAGCCTGGAACTTTGGGCTAAAAACCTTTTCAACCGGAAGTACCATGCCTTCTATTTCGAGGCATCGGACATGAACGGAAACGTGAATCCCTTCGTGCAACGCGGGAATCCCACCCTGGCGGGTGCCACCCTGCGCTACACCATCAGCAGATAA
- a CDS encoding DMT family protein: MNYLLTISLLQLKVIQEVITLTVFVIFSSLAFQTQLRMNHLIGFVLLVLAVYFIFKN; the protein is encoded by the coding sequence ATGAATTATCTTCTTACGATCTCCTTGCTGCAGCTCAAGGTGATTCAGGAGGTGATCACCCTCACCGTCTTCGTGATCTTCTCTTCCCTCGCTTTTCAGACACAACTGCGGATGAACCACCTGATTGGCTTTGTGCTGCTGGTGCTGGCCGTCTATTTTATCTTCAAGAACTGA
- a CDS encoding isochorismatase family protein: METKKKTPKRALLIVDVQNDFCPGGALGVKDGDKVVPVINGFIDKFDIVISSQDWHPSESVHFEKWPVHCVAGTHGADFHAELDSEKIALKLYKGTDNRDDGYSAFEATNVSLSAFLKEHDIQALYVCGLTTDYCVKATALDALREGFHTCVVTDAIAAVNLQPGDDRKALNELYAAGCMLLESDEIG; the protein is encoded by the coding sequence ATGGAAACAAAAAAGAAAACGCCAAAAAGAGCATTGCTCATCGTCGATGTGCAAAACGACTTCTGCCCCGGGGGTGCCCTCGGCGTAAAAGACGGTGATAAGGTTGTCCCGGTGATAAACGGGTTCATCGACAAATTCGATATTGTGATCTCGTCGCAAGACTGGCACCCGTCTGAATCGGTGCATTTTGAGAAGTGGCCGGTTCATTGTGTGGCCGGCACACATGGCGCCGATTTTCATGCGGAGCTGGACAGCGAAAAAATAGCCCTGAAGCTATACAAAGGAACCGACAACAGGGACGACGGCTACTCCGCCTTCGAAGCAACCAACGTTTCCCTCAGCGCGTTCCTGAAGGAACATGATATTCAGGCGCTGTATGTGTGCGGACTTACCACCGACTACTGTGTGAAGGCCACAGCCCTGGATGCGCTGCGGGAGGGGTTTCATACCTGCGTGGTCACCGATGCAATCGCGGCCGTGAACCTGCAGCCGGGGGATGACAGGAAGGCACTGAACGAGCTCTACGCCGCCGGATGTATGTTGCTCGAATCAGACGAAATTGGATAG
- a CDS encoding aminotransferase class I and II — protein MPMKQDLSLRTVEVTRYIVPLREGGSLPALADADDGFSYVLKFRGAGHGTKMLVSELLGGAIAKLLGLQIPELVFARLGEEFGRTEGDEEIQDLLKASEGLNLGMHFLSGALAYDPTMQVDPLLASKIVWLDAFTTNIDRTANNTNLLWWHRELWVIDNGASFYFHHSWSDFERHALNPFPHIKDHVLLSQATMLEEANRLAREILTEERLREVTDLIPDEWLKWRHTEETPAEIREVYFRFLLSRLHNSEQFLNSARDARG, from the coding sequence ATGCCGATGAAACAAGATCTCTCACTGCGCACCGTCGAGGTGACGCGCTACATTGTCCCCCTGCGGGAAGGTGGCTCACTCCCGGCACTGGCAGATGCTGACGACGGCTTCAGCTATGTGCTGAAGTTCCGCGGTGCAGGCCACGGCACCAAGATGCTGGTCTCCGAGCTGCTGGGGGGAGCCATCGCCAAACTGCTGGGACTGCAGATCCCCGAGCTGGTGTTTGCCCGCCTGGGTGAAGAGTTCGGTCGCACCGAAGGAGATGAGGAAATACAGGACCTGCTCAAGGCGAGCGAGGGTCTCAACCTGGGAATGCACTTCCTTTCGGGAGCCCTCGCCTACGACCCCACCATGCAGGTGGACCCGCTTCTGGCATCAAAGATTGTATGGCTCGACGCCTTCACCACCAATATCGACCGCACCGCCAATAACACCAACCTGTTGTGGTGGCACCGCGAGCTCTGGGTGATCGACAACGGTGCATCCTTTTACTTCCACCACAGCTGGAGCGACTTTGAGCGACATGCCCTGAACCCATTCCCGCATATCAAGGATCACGTGTTGCTCTCACAGGCGACCATGCTGGAGGAGGCCAACCGCCTTGCCCGGGAGATCCTCACGGAAGAACGGTTGAGGGAAGTGACCGACCTGATCCCTGATGAGTGGCTGAAATGGCGTCACACCGAGGAAACACCGGCAGAGATCCGGGAGGTCTACTTCCGTTTCCTGCTGTCCCGTTTGCACAACAGTGAGCAATTTCTAAATAGTGCCCGCGATGCAAGAGGATAA
- a CDS encoding DUF3037 domain-containing protein, with protein sequence MQEDKLYHYAAIRLVPKVEREEFFNVGLVLFSKEEKYIRLAFHLCPEKFRLMQPEASYEEVIENLETLRCIADGEARCGPIAALPIPERFRWLTATRSSIIQTSPTHPGKCSDLEKTFQRLFEGLVL encoded by the coding sequence ATGCAAGAGGATAAGCTATACCACTACGCCGCTATCCGGCTGGTGCCGAAGGTGGAACGGGAGGAGTTCTTCAACGTGGGATTGGTCCTCTTCTCGAAGGAGGAGAAGTATATCCGGCTGGCTTTCCATCTCTGTCCCGAGAAGTTTCGTCTGATGCAGCCGGAGGCATCCTATGAGGAGGTGATCGAAAACCTGGAGACACTGCGCTGCATTGCTGATGGTGAGGCGCGGTGCGGACCCATAGCCGCACTCCCCATACCGGAGCGGTTTCGCTGGCTCACCGCCACACGCAGCAGCATCATCCAGACCTCTCCCACCCATCCGGGCAAATGCAGTGATCTTGAAAAGACGTTTCAACGGTTGTTCGAAGGGCTGGTGCTGTGA
- a CDS encoding dipeptide epimerase — protein sequence MKLTWTPYDLMLNHTFTISGFSRKSTPVVLTRIEYEGLTGYGEASLPPYLGETQASVIAFLKRVDLSLFRDPQQIEEIMASLDAIAPGNTAAKAAVDIALHDLAGKMAGKPWHRMLGLDRHGVPDTTFTIGIDSDEVVREKSREALDRFNILKVKVGGADDKRMIAAIRSVTDLPLAVDANQGWKERNEALDMIYWMREQGVVMVEQPMPKSDLETIARLTEASPLPIFADESVQRLTDVERLKGVFSGINIKLMKCTGMHEARKMRIRAEELGMKVMMGCMTETSCAISAAAQLYAGMDFADLDGALLIGNDCFDGAKLENGKIIASDLPGIGVMPLGALPFGRE from the coding sequence ATGAAACTTACCTGGACACCCTATGACCTGATGCTGAACCACACATTCACCATCTCAGGCTTCTCCCGCAAGAGCACTCCCGTGGTGCTCACCCGCATCGAATATGAGGGGCTCACCGGTTATGGCGAGGCATCGCTGCCCCCCTACCTGGGGGAGACGCAGGCATCGGTGATCGCGTTTTTAAAGCGGGTTGATCTCTCATTGTTTCGTGATCCGCAGCAGATAGAAGAGATTATGGCTTCCCTTGATGCGATTGCACCAGGGAATACAGCGGCCAAGGCGGCGGTCGATATCGCACTGCACGACCTGGCAGGCAAGATGGCTGGCAAGCCCTGGCACAGGATGCTTGGGTTGGACAGGCATGGGGTGCCCGACACCACCTTCACCATCGGCATCGACAGCGATGAGGTGGTGCGGGAAAAGAGCCGTGAAGCTCTGGACCGTTTCAATATCCTGAAGGTGAAGGTGGGAGGAGCGGATGATAAGCGGATGATTGCCGCGATTCGTTCCGTGACCGATCTACCCCTGGCGGTAGACGCCAATCAGGGTTGGAAAGAGCGCAATGAGGCGCTGGATATGATCTACTGGATGAGAGAACAGGGGGTGGTGATGGTGGAGCAGCCCATGCCCAAGTCCGATTTAGAGACGATTGCCCGGCTGACGGAAGCGAGTCCCCTCCCCATCTTTGCCGATGAGTCAGTGCAGCGGCTCACCGATGTGGAGCGGTTGAAGGGAGTCTTCTCAGGGATCAACATCAAGCTGATGAAGTGCACCGGCATGCACGAAGCCCGAAAGATGCGCATACGGGCAGAGGAGCTGGGGATGAAGGTGATGATGGGCTGCATGACCGAGACCTCCTGCGCCATCTCTGCTGCGGCACAGCTTTACGCGGGCATGGATTTTGCCGATCTCGACGGGGCGCTGCTGATCGGCAACGATTGCTTCGACGGTGCAAAACTTGAAAACGGGAAAATTATTGCTTCAGATCTCCCGGGGATCGGCGTGATGCCGCTCGGTGCGTTGCCCTTTGGCAGAGAATGA
- a CDS encoding C40 family peptidase: MSQLTEHETWGVVYNSVGSLRAEPTHAAEMVTQVLLGMPVKIYEQKGEWCMIETPDGYVGWISGSVQLMTDRQRRNYLQQPKVIITTLCARSYSLPYQISQPVTDLVAGNMLELITDDGAYYRVRYPDGRRAYVMKSDAKELPDWLREIRPTGESIVESAKKLLGIPYLWGGTSVKGLDCSGFIKQVFFMHGIILARDASQQVRYGRLVDDTGNFADAFPGDLLFFGAKTSEERGEKVVHVGIYLGKRRFIHASDYVRINSFDPSDPLYDAFNANRYLRTKRIIGEVMGEGIEEMFSNAFYR; this comes from the coding sequence ATGAGTCAATTAACAGAACATGAAACATGGGGCGTGGTCTACAATTCGGTGGGGTCGCTCCGCGCGGAACCGACGCACGCTGCCGAGATGGTCACCCAGGTACTGCTCGGCATGCCGGTGAAGATTTACGAGCAGAAAGGGGAGTGGTGCATGATTGAGACACCTGATGGGTATGTGGGCTGGATCAGCGGATCAGTGCAGCTGATGACCGACAGGCAGAGAAGGAATTACCTGCAACAGCCGAAGGTGATCATCACAACGTTGTGCGCGCGTTCCTATTCGCTGCCGTATCAGATATCCCAGCCCGTTACCGACCTGGTAGCCGGCAACATGCTGGAGCTTATCACGGATGACGGAGCATATTATAGGGTGCGCTATCCCGACGGCCGTAGGGCTTACGTGATGAAATCGGATGCGAAGGAGCTACCCGACTGGCTGAGAGAGATCAGGCCCACCGGTGAAAGCATCGTAGAGAGTGCCAAGAAACTGCTCGGTATACCCTATCTCTGGGGTGGCACCTCGGTGAAAGGTCTCGACTGCAGCGGTTTCATCAAGCAGGTCTTCTTCATGCACGGCATCATCCTGGCCAGGGACGCCTCACAGCAGGTGCGTTACGGCAGGTTGGTTGACGACACAGGCAATTTCGCCGATGCCTTTCCGGGCGATCTGCTTTTCTTTGGTGCCAAAACAAGTGAAGAGAGGGGTGAGAAGGTGGTGCACGTGGGTATCTATCTTGGCAAAAGAAGATTTATCCATGCTTCCGACTATGTCCGCATCAACAGCTTCGACCCTTCCGACCCGTTGTACGACGCTTTCAATGCCAACCGTTATCTCCGCACGAAGCGGATCATCGGGGAGGTTATGGGCGAAGGGATTGAGGAGATGTTCAGTAACGCTTTCTACCGCTGA
- a CDS encoding protein-L-isoaspartate(D-aspartate) O-methyltransferase — MTQSPIYNLEKAEKLARELRGKGIRDNAVLAAIARIPREAFVDEALAEMAYLDRPLPIEAGQTISQPYTVARQTELLQLEPGDRVLEIGTGSGYQAAVLCEMGVELYSIERVEDLYQTARETLNCLGYFPKLYHGDGYEGLPREAPFDKILITAAPETIPPKLKEQLRVGGLMVLPLGGRERQQMTVVKRLSENRFSTTTHGDYIFVPMKKGTE; from the coding sequence ATGACCCAATCACCCATATACAACCTGGAAAAAGCAGAGAAGCTGGCCCGCGAGCTGCGGGGCAAGGGTATACGGGACAATGCGGTGCTCGCCGCCATTGCCCGCATACCCCGTGAGGCTTTTGTGGATGAGGCATTGGCAGAGATGGCCTATCTCGACCGGCCGCTGCCCATAGAAGCTGGACAGACCATCTCACAGCCCTACACCGTGGCCAGGCAGACGGAGTTGCTGCAACTGGAGCCTGGCGACAGGGTACTGGAGATCGGCACCGGGAGCGGTTACCAGGCAGCGGTGCTTTGCGAGATGGGGGTGGAGCTCTACAGCATTGAAAGGGTTGAGGACCTCTATCAGACAGCCAGGGAGACGCTCAATTGTCTGGGCTACTTCCCGAAATTGTACCACGGCGATGGCTATGAAGGTCTGCCCCGGGAGGCTCCCTTCGACAAGATCCTGATCACCGCGGCACCTGAGACGATTCCGCCAAAACTGAAGGAGCAGCTTCGCGTGGGGGGGCTGATGGTGCTCCCCCTGGGGGGACGGGAGCGGCAGCAGATGACAGTGGTGAAACGGCTGAGCGAGAATCGCTTCAGCACCACCACCCACGGCGATTACATCTTTGTCCCCATGAAAAAAGGGACTGAATAA